Proteins encoded together in one Benincasa hispida cultivar B227 chromosome 1, ASM972705v1, whole genome shotgun sequence window:
- the LOC120069982 gene encoding trimethyltridecatetraene synthase-like has protein sequence MEMQLPSWVSYAAAWMATLALLLLSRRLCRRKLNLPPGPRPWPLIGNLNLIGSLPHQSIHQLSKKYGPIMHLRFGSFPVVVGSSVEMAKIFLKTHDLNFVSRPKTAAGKYTTYNYSDITWSQYGPYWRQARKMCLMELFSARRLDSYEYIRKEEMNALLKDIYKSRGQVIKLKDYLSTVSLNVISRMVLGRKYTDESENAIVSPDEFKKMLDELFLLSGVLNIGDSIPWIDFLDLQGYVKRMKALSKKFDRFLEHVLDEHNERRKGVENYVAKDMVDVLLQQADDPNLEVKLERHGVKAFTQDLIAGGTESSAVTIEWAISELLKQPEIFDKATEELDRVIGRERWVEEKDIVNLPYINAIAKETMRLHPVAPMLVPRMCREDCQIAGYDIAKGTRVLVNVWTIGRDPTVWKNPYAFDPERFMENSIDVKGQDFELLPFGSGRRMCPGYSLGLKVIQSSLANLLHGFSWKLPGDMEKEDLNLEEIFGLSTPKKFPLDAVADPRLPPHLYSL, from the exons ATGGAAATGCAACTTCCTTCTTGGGTTTCTTATGCAGCTGCTTGGATGGCCACTCTCGCCCTCCTCCTCCTCTCCCGCCGCCTCTGTCGCCGCAAACTCAATCTCCCACCGGGACCGAGGCCGTGGCCGTTGATCGGAAATCTCAACTTGATTGGCTCTCTGCCCCACCAATCCATTCATCAACTCTCCAAAAAATACGGCCCCATTATGCATCTTCGTTTCGGGTCATTCCCTGTTGTGGTCGGATCCTCTGTCGAAATGGCAAAGATTTTCCTCAAAACGCATGATCTCAACTTCGTGTCCCGTCCCAAAACCGCCGCTGGAAAGTACACCACCTATAACTATTCCGACATTACTTGGTCTCAATACGGTCCTTACTGGCGCCAAGCTCGGAAGATGTGTTTGATGGAGCTTTTCAGTGCTAGACGACTTGATTCTTATGAGTATATACGCAAGGAGGAAATGAATGCTCTGCTTAAAGATATTTACAAGTCCCGTGGTCAAGTGATCAAGCTTAAGGATTACTTGTCTACAGTGAGTTTGAATGTGATAAGTCGGATGGTGTTGGGAAGGAAGTATACGGATGAGTCAGAGAATGCGATTGTTAGTCCAGATGAGTTCAAGAAAATGTTGGATGAGTTGTTCTTGCTGAGTGGTGTGCTTAACATTGGGGATTCAATTCCATGGATTGATTTCTTGGATTTGCAGGGTTATGTGAAGAGAATGAAGGCGTTGAGCAAGAAGTTCGATAGGTTTCTTGAACATGTGTTGGATGAACATAATGAAAGGAGAAAGGGAGTTGAGAATTATGTGGCTAAAGATATGGTGGATGTTTTGTTGCAACAGGCTGATGATCCTAATCTTGAAGTCAAACTTGAAAGGCATGGAGTCAAGGCGTTTACTCAA GATCTAATAGCAGGAGGAACAGAGAGTTCAGCAGTAACAATAGAGTGGGCAATATCAGAACTTTTAAAACAACCAGAGATCTTCGACAAGGCAACTGAAGAGCTAGACAGAGTGATCGGAAGGGAAAGATGGGTAGAAGAGAAAGACATTGTTAACCTACCATACATTAATGCAATTGCAAAAGAGACAATGAGGCTGCACCCTGTAGCACCAATGTTAGTGCCAAGAATGTGTCGAGAGGATTGCCAAATTGCAGGGTATGACATAGCCAAAGGCACCAGGGTGCTTGTGAATGTATGGACCATTGGGAGAGACCCAACAGTGTGGAAAAATCCATATGCATTTGACCCAGAAAGGTTCATGGAAAATAGTATTGATGTGAAAGGTCAAGATTTTGAGCTTCTGCCATTTGGGTCTGGAAGGAGAATGTGCCCTGGGTATAGTCTTGGTTTAAAGGTTATTCAGTCAAGTTTGGCTAATTTATTGCATGGGTTTTCTTGGAAATTGCCTGGGGATATGGAGAAGGAAGATTTGAATTTGGAAGAAATTTTTGGTCTTTCTACTCCTAAGAAATTCCCACTTGATGCTGTTGCTGACCCAAGACTTCCTCCTCATCTTTACTCTTTGTGA